From one Gemmatimonadaceae bacterium genomic stretch:
- a CDS encoding thymidine kinase — protein MSSIFQPAGGWIEVIAGVMFSGKSEELIRRVRRSLIARKKAQVFKSHLDERYSGLYAVSSHDGRVVDAIPVDSSAQLARAVDPGAHVIAIDEAQFLDAGIIGVVTDLAQRGRRVIVAGTDTDFRGEPFGAMPQLMAVAEVVDKLHAICVMCGGPASRNQRLIDGKPAPYSSPQIMVGAADSYEARCRMCHSVPPADAAQVTLL, from the coding sequence GTGAGCTCGATCTTTCAACCCGCGGGCGGCTGGATCGAGGTCATCGCCGGCGTGATGTTCAGCGGCAAGAGCGAGGAGCTGATCCGGCGCGTGCGCCGGTCGCTGATCGCGCGCAAGAAGGCGCAGGTGTTCAAATCGCACCTCGACGAGCGGTACTCCGGGCTCTACGCCGTCTCCAGTCACGACGGCCGCGTCGTGGACGCGATTCCGGTGGACTCCTCGGCGCAGCTCGCGCGCGCGGTGGATCCGGGTGCGCACGTCATCGCGATCGACGAAGCGCAGTTTCTCGACGCCGGGATCATCGGCGTGGTCACCGACCTGGCGCAGCGGGGGCGCCGCGTGATCGTGGCGGGCACGGACACCGACTTCCGCGGCGAGCCGTTCGGGGCGATGCCGCAGCTCATGGCGGTCGCCGAGGTCGTGGACAAGCTGCACGCCATCTGCGTCATGTGCGGCGGACCCGCGAGCCGCAATCAGCGGCTGATCGACGGCAAGCCGGCGCCGTATTCATCCCCCCAGATCATGGTAGGGGCGGCCGATTCGTACGAGGCGAGGTGCCGCATGTGCCATTCCGTACCGCCCGCGGACGCCGCCCAGGTCACGCTGTTATAA
- a CDS encoding DUF1028 domain-containing protein, whose product MKTLLCLLLVASPLAAQLRPVSTYSIVARDSATGQIGVAVQSHWFGVGQIVPWAEAGIGGIATQSFVDPAYGKLGLDLLRAGKSAPEALRALLHGDAACQVRQVGMVDAKGDVATFTGSRDIIAAGGIAGNQSATTQVQCGSAGGTLLVGRDFAVQANLMANETVWPAMSRAFTGTTGDLADRMLAALEAAQAAGGDIRGKQSAALVVVKGTGTGRPWQDRLFDVRVDDHAEPLTELRRLVAIHRAYNHMNAGDLAVEHGDAESALREYAAAERIAATTPGIAPSRHAEMLYWHAVALVNMNRLEESLPLFARAFELQPAWRELTPRLPRSGLLPDDSRLIERITTARPAGRQR is encoded by the coding sequence ATGAAAACTCTCCTCTGCCTCCTGCTGGTCGCCTCACCGCTCGCCGCGCAGCTGCGTCCGGTGAGCACATACTCGATCGTCGCGCGTGACTCGGCCACCGGCCAGATCGGCGTGGCGGTCCAATCGCATTGGTTCGGCGTCGGCCAGATCGTGCCGTGGGCGGAAGCCGGTATTGGCGGAATCGCCACTCAGAGTTTCGTGGACCCGGCGTACGGGAAGCTCGGGCTGGATCTGCTGCGTGCGGGCAAAAGCGCGCCGGAAGCGTTACGCGCGCTGCTGCACGGAGACGCTGCCTGCCAGGTACGGCAGGTCGGCATGGTTGACGCTAAGGGAGATGTCGCAACCTTCACCGGCAGTCGCGACATCATCGCCGCGGGCGGTATCGCGGGAAACCAATCCGCGACGACGCAGGTACAGTGCGGATCGGCGGGCGGGACGCTGCTCGTCGGGCGGGACTTCGCCGTACAGGCGAACCTGATGGCGAATGAGACGGTATGGCCCGCCATGTCCAGGGCCTTCACCGGCACCACCGGCGATCTCGCCGACCGCATGCTCGCTGCGCTAGAGGCGGCCCAGGCGGCGGGTGGCGACATCCGGGGCAAGCAGTCCGCGGCGCTCGTGGTGGTGAAGGGGACCGGCACCGGCAGGCCGTGGCAGGACCGGCTGTTCGACGTCCGGGTGGACGACCACGCGGAGCCGCTGACAGAGCTCCGCCGGCTCGTGGCCATACACCGCGCGTACAACCACATGAACGCCGGCGATCTGGCGGTGGAACACGGCGACGCCGAATCGGCGCTGCGGGAGTACGCGGCCGCGGAACGGATCGCGGCGACAACCCCGGGCATCGCCCCCAGCCGGCACGCGGAGATGCTCTACTGGCATGCGGTCGCGCTGGTCAACATGAACCGCCTGGAAGAGTCACTGCCACTGTTTGCCCGCGCGTTCGAGCTACAGCCGGCCTGGCGCGAGCTCACCCCGAGGCTGCCGCGGTCCGGGTTGCTGCCCGATGACTCCCGCCTGATCGAGCGGATCACGACGGCGCGACCAGCAGGCAGACAGCGCTGA
- a CDS encoding AraC family transcriptional regulator: MQSVLRPASQGLGISEWECGGFRAVEAFHQPGLSLPRHEHQWATISVVIDGEFAEIFSDGPRWCPPGTVLVKHAGVPHANIYGTSGARCLIAEFREPLDDQGGGRPRTPPGVAYCAHGPLSRLAARLVRAWVHADDASHMTVESLFREISAAHADPSPIRPSNVQRAVEYLHDEFRHPLRLRDVAAAAGLDPTYLARAFRHHFGRTPGDMLRELRVHWAAHLLGETRIGISQVALNAGFTDQSHLTRVFTRRIGVTPASYRRMRHAH; this comes from the coding sequence ATGCAAAGCGTCCTGAGACCCGCGTCGCAAGGGCTGGGCATTTCTGAATGGGAGTGCGGCGGCTTCCGCGCCGTGGAAGCGTTCCACCAACCCGGGCTTTCCCTGCCGCGCCACGAACACCAGTGGGCGACCATCTCGGTGGTGATCGATGGCGAATTCGCGGAGATCTTCTCCGATGGACCGCGGTGGTGTCCACCCGGTACGGTCCTCGTGAAACACGCCGGCGTGCCGCACGCCAACATCTATGGCACGAGCGGCGCACGATGCCTCATCGCGGAATTTCGGGAGCCGCTCGACGACCAGGGTGGCGGCCGGCCGAGAACGCCGCCGGGCGTCGCCTATTGCGCCCACGGACCGTTGAGCCGGCTGGCGGCGCGGCTAGTGCGCGCCTGGGTCCACGCGGACGATGCGTCGCACATGACCGTCGAATCTCTGTTCCGCGAGATTTCCGCCGCGCATGCGGACCCCTCACCCATACGACCGTCGAACGTTCAGCGAGCAGTCGAATACTTGCACGACGAGTTCAGGCATCCGTTGAGGCTTCGCGATGTAGCCGCCGCAGCGGGACTTGATCCGACGTACCTCGCGCGCGCGTTCCGTCACCACTTCGGCCGGACGCCAGGCGACATGCTTCGCGAACTGCGTGTTCACTGGGCCGCTCACCTGCTCGGCGAAACGCGGATCGGGATCTCCCAGGTGGCGCTGAACGCAGGATTTACCGATCAGAGTCACCTCACCCGGGTGTTCACGCGTCGCATAGGTGTCACACCAGCCAGCTATCGGCGGATGCGCCACGCACACTGA
- the coaE gene encoding dephospho-CoA kinase (Dephospho-CoA kinase (CoaE) performs the final step in coenzyme A biosynthesis.), whose amino-acid sequence MLLVGLTGNIAGGKTEVSRLLGDHGATIIDSDVLAREVVEPGTPALKAITANWGKSVLAPDGSLDRDALRNTVFQDPDELDELNEIVHPEIEKRRDEAIAEARHRGDSVVVCVVPLLFEKHMADEFDKIVLVDAPRPIRFERLLKKRGLEEAEALRMIAAQMPAELKRVRADYVIENTGSIDVLQKEVDSLWAELERESALTTEEAPVS is encoded by the coding sequence ATGCTTCTCGTTGGCCTGACAGGCAACATCGCCGGAGGAAAAACCGAGGTCAGCCGCCTGCTCGGCGACCATGGCGCGACGATCATAGACTCGGACGTGCTCGCGCGTGAAGTAGTGGAGCCCGGCACGCCCGCGCTCAAGGCGATCACGGCGAACTGGGGGAAGTCTGTTCTGGCGCCGGACGGCTCGCTCGACCGCGACGCGCTGCGGAACACCGTCTTCCAGGATCCCGACGAACTGGACGAGCTGAACGAAATCGTTCATCCCGAGATCGAGAAGCGGCGCGACGAAGCCATCGCCGAGGCGCGACACAGGGGCGACAGCGTCGTCGTATGCGTGGTGCCGCTGCTATTCGAGAAGCACATGGCGGACGAGTTCGACAAGATCGTGCTGGTGGACGCGCCGCGGCCGATCCGCTTCGAGCGGCTCCTCAAGAAACGGGGGCTCGAGGAGGCGGAGGCGCTGCGGATGATCGCCGCGCAGATGCCTGCCGAGCTGAAGCGCGTGCGCGCCGACTACGTGATCGAGAACACGGGGTCGATCGACGTGCTACAGAAGGAAGTCGATTCGCTCTGGGCCGAGCTGGAGCGCGAGTCCGCCCTGACGACGGAGGAAGCGCCGGTTTCTTGA
- a CDS encoding Lrp/AsnC ligand binding domain-containing protein translates to MITAIVLIKAEPRLIPQCATALAGIEGVSQVYSVSGEWDLVAMIEVTDYESVARVVTENFPTVPGLVHTQTLTAFRAYSKKDLEQAWDIGIE, encoded by the coding sequence ATGATAACCGCGATAGTTCTCATCAAAGCCGAGCCCCGACTCATCCCGCAATGCGCGACGGCGCTCGCTGGAATCGAGGGCGTCTCGCAGGTGTATTCCGTGTCGGGCGAATGGGATCTCGTGGCGATGATCGAAGTGACCGACTACGAGAGCGTTGCGCGCGTCGTGACCGAGAATTTTCCGACGGTTCCCGGTCTCGTCCACACCCAGACGCTGACCGCGTTCCGCGCTTACTCGAAGAAGGACCTGGAGCAGGCCTGGGATATCGGCATAGAGTGA
- the gcvH gene encoding glycine cleavage system protein GcvH, producing MANVPGDLRYTEQHEYVRTTAPSAVEVGITDFAQGELGDVVYVELPKIGAKFARQDVFGTIEAVKAVSELFSPVAGEVVEVNERLDKEPALVNSDPYGAGWMIRMKLDAAAETETLLTAEAYSELTG from the coding sequence TTGGCGAACGTCCCTGGCGACCTGCGCTACACCGAGCAGCACGAGTACGTCCGCACGACTGCTCCCTCTGCGGTCGAGGTCGGCATCACTGATTTCGCGCAGGGCGAGCTGGGCGACGTCGTGTACGTCGAGCTTCCGAAGATCGGCGCGAAGTTCGCGCGGCAGGACGTGTTCGGGACGATCGAGGCGGTGAAGGCCGTGTCCGAGCTGTTCAGCCCCGTGGCCGGCGAAGTCGTCGAGGTGAACGAGCGGCTCGACAAGGAGCCGGCGCTGGTGAACAGCGATCCCTACGGCGCCGGGTGGATGATCCGGATGAAGCTCGACGCCGCCGCCGAGACGGAGACACTACTTACGGCGGAGGCGTACTCGGAGTTGACCGGGTAA